A section of the Rhizobium sp. BG4 genome encodes:
- a CDS encoding helix-turn-helix domain-containing protein, translating to MQRTSFAIFPCPAARALNSVGDSWSIMILRDAFQGLTRFDDFQKSLGIAPNILTRRLAHLVEEGIFEKRLYSERPARYEYVLTAKGQDFFPVLMALSTWGGRHAPQEDLAYLLGNASGEKLDAKLVDARNGEELTPRNTCLLPGPAADEAAHERIARMKAWYLGFDA from the coding sequence ATGCAACGGACCAGCTTTGCCATCTTTCCATGCCCTGCCGCCCGCGCGCTGAACAGCGTCGGCGATTCCTGGAGCATCATGATCCTGCGCGACGCCTTTCAGGGCCTGACGCGCTTCGACGATTTCCAGAAGAGCCTCGGGATCGCGCCGAACATCCTGACGCGGCGCCTCGCCCACCTGGTCGAGGAGGGCATTTTCGAGAAGCGGCTCTATAGCGAGCGCCCTGCCCGCTACGAATATGTGCTGACCGCGAAGGGACAGGATTTCTTCCCGGTGCTGATGGCGCTGTCGACATGGGGCGGACGCCACGCTCCGCAGGAAGATCTCGCCTATCTTCTCGGCAATGCGTCCGGCGAAAAGCTTGATGCCAAGCTGGTCGATGCCAGGAACGGCGAAGAACTCACCCCCCGGAATACCTGCCTGCTGCCCGGCCCTGCGGCCGATGAGGCGGCGCATGAGCGCATTGCGCGGATGAAGGCCTGGTATCTGGGTTTTGATGCCTAG
- the fabF gene encoding beta-ketoacyl-ACP synthase II codes for MDRIVVTGMGLVSPLGTGVETAWKRLLAGGSGLRVLGEDVVGDLPAKVGGVVPDIAEDAEGGFDPDRYIVPKDQKKMDRFIHFAMAAADEAVRQAGWMPEDTASRERTATIIASGVGGFPAITDAVRTVETRGPRRLSPFIVPSFLVNLAAGQVSIKYGFKGPLGAPVTACAASVQAIGDAARLIRSGEADVAICGGAEACIDRVSLGGFAAARALSTGFNETPELASRPFDTQRDGFVMGEGAGILVIETLEHALARGATPLAELVGYGTAADAYHMTAGPEDGDGARRAMEAAIRQAKIAPSEIKHLNAHATSTPVGDRGEMAAIATVFGRNGEIAISSTKSATGHLLGAAGGLEAIFTILALRDQIVPPTRNLEEADPVAEGLDIVGKTARKVEMEYAISNGFGFGGVNASALFRRWH; via the coding sequence ATGGATCGGATCGTCGTTACCGGCATGGGGCTCGTCTCGCCGCTTGGAACGGGCGTCGAGACTGCCTGGAAGCGCCTGCTTGCGGGCGGCTCGGGGCTGCGCGTGCTGGGAGAGGATGTCGTCGGCGATCTGCCGGCCAAGGTCGGCGGAGTCGTGCCTGACATTGCCGAGGATGCCGAAGGCGGATTCGATCCCGACCGCTACATCGTGCCGAAAGACCAGAAGAAGATGGACCGCTTCATCCATTTCGCGATGGCGGCGGCCGATGAGGCCGTCCGCCAGGCTGGATGGATGCCGGAGGATACCGCCTCGCGGGAGCGCACGGCAACGATCATCGCCTCGGGCGTCGGCGGCTTTCCCGCGATCACCGATGCTGTGCGGACGGTCGAGACGCGCGGGCCGCGGCGTCTGTCGCCCTTTATCGTCCCCTCCTTCCTCGTCAATCTGGCAGCCGGCCAGGTCAGCATCAAATACGGCTTCAAGGGGCCGCTCGGTGCGCCGGTCACGGCCTGTGCCGCCAGCGTCCAGGCAATCGGCGACGCGGCGCGGCTGATCCGCTCCGGCGAGGCCGATGTAGCAATCTGCGGCGGTGCGGAAGCCTGTATCGATCGCGTCAGCCTCGGCGGCTTTGCGGCCGCTCGGGCGCTGTCGACGGGGTTCAACGAGACACCGGAGCTCGCTTCGCGGCCGTTCGACACCCAGCGTGACGGTTTCGTCATGGGCGAAGGTGCGGGCATTCTCGTGATCGAGACGCTCGAGCATGCGCTGGCGCGTGGTGCGACACCGCTTGCCGAACTCGTCGGCTATGGCACGGCGGCCGACGCCTATCATATGACGGCCGGACCCGAGGATGGCGACGGCGCGCGACGGGCGATGGAAGCCGCCATCCGTCAGGCGAAGATCGCTCCCTCCGAGATCAAGCATCTCAACGCTCACGCGACCTCCACCCCGGTCGGCGACCGCGGCGAGATGGCGGCGATCGCGACGGTTTTCGGCCGCAATGGCGAGATCGCCATCAGCTCGACGAAATCGGCGACCGGCCATCTGCTGGGTGCGGCAGGCGGGCTGGAGGCGATCTTCACGATCCTGGCGCTGCGCGATCAGATCGTCCCGCCGACGCGCAATCTCGAGGAAGCCGATCCGGTGGCAGAAGGCCTCGATATCGTCGGCAAGACGGCGCGCAAGGTCGAGATGGAATACGCGATCAGCAACGGCTTCGGCTTTGGCGGCGTCAATGCGAGCGCCCTCTTCCGCCGCTGGCATTAA
- a CDS encoding DUF4864 domain-containing protein: MRALSAILVLCAAFIAASLPARAEDPLETTQQVIERQISAFLKDDPDTAYSYAAPGIKALFPDKNVFFAMVKKSYEPVYHPGNYAFGRSKSVDDGAMIYQEVLISGRDGKDWTAIYQMARQPDGQYKINGVQIVPNTDSKGI, encoded by the coding sequence ATGCGTGCTCTATCCGCAATTCTCGTCCTGTGTGCCGCATTCATCGCCGCTTCTCTGCCGGCTCGAGCGGAAGACCCGTTGGAAACGACGCAGCAGGTTATCGAGCGGCAGATCAGTGCCTTCCTGAAGGATGATCCGGATACGGCCTATTCCTATGCCGCGCCTGGCATCAAGGCGCTGTTTCCGGACAAGAACGTGTTCTTCGCGATGGTGAAGAAGAGCTATGAGCCGGTCTATCATCCCGGCAATTACGCCTTCGGCCGCAGCAAGTCGGTCGATGACGGCGCGATGATCTATCAGGAAGTGCTGATTTCTGGCCGCGACGGCAAGGACTGGACGGCCATCTACCAGATGGCGCGCCAGCCTGACGGGCAATACAAGATCAACGGCGTCCAGATCGTTCCGAACACCGACAGCAAGGGTATCTGA
- the tgt gene encoding tRNA guanosine(34) transglycosylase Tgt: MTENFQFTLKKTDGGARLGEISMPRGTIRTPAFMPVGTVGTVKAMYLDQVRDTGADIILGNTYHLMLRPGAERVARLGGLHKLIRWEHPILTDSGGFQVMSLSGLRKLDEQGVTFKSHVDGSLHHMSPERSIEIQGLLGSDIQMQLDECVALPAEPREIERAMELSLRWAERCKVAFGNQPGKAMFGIVQGGDQPNLRIRSAEALAQLDLKGYAVGGLAVGEPQDVMLRMLDTTLPVLPTEKPRYLMGVGTPDDMLKSVARGIDMFDCVMPTRSGRHGLAFTRRGKVNIRNARHAEDMRPLDDQSNCPATRDYSRAYLHHLVRANEALGGMLLSWHNLNYYQELMQGIRKAIAEDRFADFMAETMDEWARGDLDPV; encoded by the coding sequence ATGACCGAGAACTTCCAGTTCACCCTCAAGAAGACCGATGGCGGCGCCCGCCTTGGCGAAATCTCCATGCCGCGCGGCACGATCCGCACGCCGGCCTTCATGCCCGTCGGTACCGTCGGCACCGTCAAGGCGATGTATCTCGACCAGGTGCGGGATACCGGCGCCGACATCATTCTCGGCAATACCTATCACCTGATGCTGCGCCCGGGCGCCGAGCGCGTCGCCCGCCTCGGCGGCCTGCACAAGCTGATCCGCTGGGAACACCCGATCCTGACGGACTCCGGTGGCTTCCAGGTCATGTCGCTTTCCGGTCTGCGCAAGCTCGACGAACAGGGCGTGACCTTCAAGTCGCATGTCGACGGCAGCCTGCATCATATGTCGCCGGAGCGCTCGATCGAGATCCAGGGCCTGCTCGGTTCCGATATCCAGATGCAGCTCGACGAATGCGTGGCGCTTCCGGCCGAGCCGCGCGAGATCGAGCGCGCCATGGAACTCTCGCTGCGCTGGGCGGAGCGCTGCAAGGTGGCCTTCGGCAATCAGCCGGGTAAGGCGATGTTCGGCATCGTCCAGGGCGGCGACCAGCCGAACCTGCGTATCCGCTCTGCCGAAGCGCTGGCCCAGCTCGACCTCAAGGGTTATGCCGTCGGTGGCCTCGCCGTCGGCGAGCCGCAGGATGTCATGCTGCGCATGCTCGACACGACGCTGCCCGTTCTTCCTACCGAAAAGCCGCGCTACCTGATGGGTGTCGGCACGCCTGATGACATGCTGAAATCGGTCGCCCGCGGCATCGACATGTTCGACTGCGTGATGCCGACCCGCTCCGGCCGTCATGGTCTCGCCTTCACCCGCCGCGGCAAGGTCAATATCCGCAATGCCCGTCATGCCGAGGACATGCGCCCGCTCGACGACCAGTCGAACTGCCCGGCGACGCGCGATTACTCCCGCGCCTACCTGCACCACCTCGTCCGCGCCAACGAGGCGCTCGGCGGCATGCTGCTCTCCTGGCATAACCTGAACTACTATCAGGAACTGATGCAGGGCATCCGCAAGGCGATCGCCGAAGACCGCTTCGCCGATTTCATGGCCGAGACGATGGACGAATGGGCGAGGGGCGATCTCGATCCCGTTTGA
- the queA gene encoding tRNA preQ1(34) S-adenosylmethionine ribosyltransferase-isomerase QueA — MRVDLFDFDLPDERIALRPAEPRDSARLLVVDASAGEVLSDHIVRDLPNFLKPGDALVFNDTKVIPAQLEGIRHREGAGGQQVSATLHMRVGANRWKAFAKPGKRIKEGDRIAFGHSGESCFLGQLDCTVVEKGDAGEVTLAFDLSGPALDEAIASVGHIPLPPYIAAKRPEDERDRADYQTIYAREEGAVAAPTAGLHFTPELFAALDKAGIERHFVTLHVGAGTFLPVKADDTDDHKMHLESGYVTEEIAAKLNAVRARGGRIVCVGTTSLRLIESAAADSGEILPWAGATGIFITPGYRFKAVDMLMTNFHLPRSTLFMLVSAFAGFETMHAAYEHAISTGYRFYSYGDSSLLFRNDR, encoded by the coding sequence ATGCGCGTAGACCTTTTCGATTTCGACCTGCCGGATGAGCGGATTGCCCTGAGGCCCGCCGAGCCGCGCGACAGCGCGCGCCTGCTGGTCGTCGATGCGTCCGCCGGCGAGGTGCTGAGCGACCATATTGTTCGCGATCTCCCGAATTTTCTGAAGCCCGGCGATGCGCTGGTTTTCAACGACACCAAGGTCATTCCCGCTCAGCTCGAGGGCATCCGCCATCGCGAAGGGGCGGGCGGCCAGCAGGTTTCGGCGACACTGCACATGCGTGTCGGCGCCAACCGCTGGAAGGCCTTTGCCAAGCCCGGCAAGCGCATCAAGGAAGGCGATCGCATCGCTTTCGGCCATAGCGGCGAGAGCTGCTTTCTCGGCCAGCTCGATTGCACCGTCGTCGAGAAGGGCGATGCGGGCGAGGTGACGCTCGCATTCGATCTCTCGGGTCCGGCGCTTGACGAAGCGATCGCTTCCGTCGGCCATATCCCGCTGCCGCCCTACATCGCTGCCAAACGCCCGGAAGACGAGCGCGACCGCGCCGACTACCAGACGATCTACGCCCGCGAAGAAGGCGCTGTCGCCGCGCCGACGGCCGGCCTGCATTTCACGCCGGAGCTCTTTGCCGCTCTCGACAAGGCCGGCATCGAACGCCACTTCGTGACGCTGCATGTCGGCGCCGGAACCTTCCTGCCGGTGAAGGCCGATGATACCGACGATCACAAGATGCATCTCGAAAGCGGCTATGTCACCGAGGAGATTGCCGCCAAGCTCAACGCCGTCAGGGCGAGGGGTGGGCGCATCGTCTGCGTCGGCACCACGTCGCTGCGCCTGATCGAGAGTGCGGCGGCCGACAGCGGCGAAATCCTGCCCTGGGCCGGCGCCACCGGCATCTTCATCACGCCGGGCTACCGCTTCAAGGCGGTCGATATGCTGATGACCAATTTTCACCTGCCGCGTTCGACGCTGTTCATGCTTGTCTCCGCCTTTGCCGGTTTCGAGACCATGCACGCGGCTTACGAACACGCCATTTCGACAGGCTACCGCTTCTATTCCTACGGCGATTCGAGCCTTCTTTTCCGGAACGACAGATGA
- a CDS encoding peptidylprolyl isomerase, translating to MAEIKDPENTIILETTKGKVIIQLLPQVAPEHVARIKELARENAYDGVVFHRVINDFMAQTGDVKFGKKGSESFNPGRAGMGGSEKPDLKAEFSATPHIRGVCSMARSQNPNSANSQFFICLADSPWLNKQYSVWGQVIEGMDNVDKIKKGEPVVDPDSIVSMRVAADV from the coding sequence ATGGCCGAGATCAAGGATCCCGAAAACACCATCATCCTGGAAACCACCAAGGGCAAGGTTATCATCCAGCTTCTGCCGCAGGTGGCACCTGAGCACGTCGCCCGCATTAAGGAACTCGCCCGCGAGAATGCCTATGACGGCGTCGTCTTCCACCGCGTCATCAATGACTTCATGGCCCAGACCGGCGACGTCAAGTTCGGCAAGAAGGGCAGCGAGAGCTTCAACCCGGGCCGTGCAGGCATGGGCGGCTCCGAGAAGCCGGACCTGAAGGCAGAATTCTCTGCCACTCCGCATATTCGCGGCGTTTGCTCCATGGCCCGCTCGCAGAACCCGAACTCGGCCAACAGCCAGTTCTTCATCTGCCTTGCGGATTCTCCCTGGCTCAACAAGCAGTATTCCGTCTGGGGCCAGGTCATCGAAGGCATGGACAATGTCGACAAGATCAAGAAGGGCGAACCGGTCGTAGACCCGGATTCGATCGTCTCGATGCGGGTTGCCGCCGACGTCTGA
- a CDS encoding peptidylprolyl isomerase, translating to MKLFYVAFAAVLYVASFVGDALAADTLTIQLKDGPVVIQLAPDVAPKHVAQIEALAKKGAYDNVAFHRVIDGFMAQTGDVQYGNMSKGFDPSLAGTGGSDLPNIPAEFSKTPFVRGTVGMARSQDPDSANSQFFIMFADGSFLNGQYTVVGKVVSGMEFVDKIKKGEGQNGEVSNPDRMVKVTVAK from the coding sequence ATGAAACTCTTTTATGTTGCCTTTGCCGCCGTGCTCTATGTCGCGTCCTTCGTTGGTGACGCCCTTGCAGCCGACACGCTCACCATCCAGCTGAAGGACGGCCCCGTCGTCATCCAGCTCGCTCCCGACGTCGCACCGAAGCACGTTGCCCAGATCGAAGCGCTCGCCAAGAAGGGCGCCTATGACAACGTCGCCTTCCACCGTGTCATCGACGGCTTCATGGCCCAGACCGGCGACGTCCAGTACGGCAATATGTCGAAGGGCTTCGACCCGAGCCTCGCAGGCACTGGCGGTTCCGACCTGCCGAACATCCCGGCCGAGTTCTCCAAGACACCTTTCGTGCGCGGCACGGTCGGCATGGCCCGCTCGCAGGATCCGGATTCGGCCAATTCACAGTTTTTCATCATGTTCGCTGACGGCTCCTTCCTCAACGGCCAGTACACGGTCGTCGGTAAGGTCGTTTCCGGCATGGAATTCGTCGACAAGATCAAGAAGGGCGAAGGCCAGAACGGCGAAGTCAGCAATCCTGACCGCATGGTCAAGGTCACCGTCGCCAAGTAA
- the coaD gene encoding pantetheine-phosphate adenylyltransferase, whose translation MTLAFYPGSFDPITNGHMDVLVQALNVAEKVIVAIGIHPGKAPLFSFEERADLIRQSLAEILPQKAAGIEVVSFDNLVVDAARKHKASLLIRGLRDGTDLDYEMQMAGMNRQMAPDIQTIFLPAGTASRPITATLVRQIAAMGGDVSAFVPAAVLKALQSKRKS comes from the coding sequence ATGACGCTTGCTTTTTATCCGGGGTCCTTCGACCCGATCACCAACGGACATATGGATGTGCTTGTTCAGGCGCTGAACGTCGCCGAAAAAGTCATCGTTGCGATCGGCATTCATCCGGGTAAGGCGCCGCTGTTTTCCTTCGAGGAGCGCGCCGATCTCATCCGCCAGTCGCTCGCCGAAATCCTGCCGCAGAAGGCTGCTGGCATCGAGGTCGTCTCCTTCGACAATCTCGTCGTCGATGCGGCGCGCAAGCATAAGGCATCGCTGCTGATCCGCGGGCTGCGCGACGGCACCGATCTCGACTATGAAATGCAGATGGCCGGCATGAACCGGCAGATGGCGCCGGATATCCAGACCATCTTTCTGCCGGCCGGAACGGCATCGCGGCCCATAACCGCCACATTGGTCCGCCAAATCGCCGCCATGGGTGGAGATGTCAGCGCCTTCGTACCGGCCGCAGTTCTTAAAGCCCTTCAATCCAAGCGCAAATCTTGA
- a CDS encoding FAD-binding oxidoreductase: MGNWTRRGVLVAGSAIAGAVAGQYLLTPVSDPGPAFPPEDDVSSGATILNDAGELSPTPVAQHLTFNEPPQDALIGKLRAALADARSNGQSFAASAARHSMGGHSLPLNGTALTLDQDWLEADTSAKTYRVAAGARWSTIIRKLDAIGFSPAVMQSNNDFGVASTFSVNAHGWPVPFSGCGSTVHSMKIMTADGNLLTCSRTENTELFNHAMGGYGLFGVITELELDMVPNTLLDPSFEHLAGEDIGRRFAEVLASDPTIQMAYGRMDISLDRFFEDALLITYRPSADQSNIPAATGSGLISHVSREIFRRQLGSDGVKHMRWWTEAVLNPQIAAASTRNSLMNEPVITLDDRDPTRTDILHEYFVSPSRFADFVTACQEVIPASYQQLLNITLRYVNTDSDSVLAYATEPRIAAVMLFSQEKTVRGEADMARMTEALIERVIAIGGSYYLPYRPHARLDQLQRAYVRAGDFAAAKRKADPGLLFRNRFWDNYLGKI; the protein is encoded by the coding sequence ATGGGGAATTGGACGCGGCGCGGCGTTCTCGTTGCGGGCTCGGCGATCGCCGGCGCCGTTGCAGGGCAGTATCTTCTGACGCCGGTGAGCGATCCGGGTCCGGCTTTCCCGCCAGAAGACGATGTTTCCTCGGGCGCCACCATCCTCAACGACGCGGGCGAGCTTTCACCGACCCCGGTCGCCCAGCATCTGACCTTTAACGAGCCGCCACAGGACGCGTTGATCGGCAAGCTCCGAGCCGCGCTTGCCGACGCCCGCAGCAACGGTCAATCGTTCGCCGCCAGCGCCGCGCGTCATTCCATGGGCGGCCATAGCCTGCCGCTGAACGGCACGGCCCTGACCCTCGATCAGGATTGGCTGGAGGCCGACACCTCGGCCAAGACCTATCGCGTCGCAGCCGGTGCCCGCTGGTCGACGATCATCCGCAAGCTCGATGCAATCGGCTTTTCGCCCGCCGTCATGCAGTCGAATAACGATTTCGGCGTCGCCAGCACCTTTTCCGTCAATGCGCATGGCTGGCCGGTACCCTTCAGCGGCTGCGGCAGCACTGTGCACTCGATGAAGATAATGACGGCTGACGGCAATCTGCTGACCTGCTCGCGCACTGAGAATACCGAGCTCTTCAATCACGCGATGGGTGGCTACGGCCTGTTCGGCGTCATTACCGAACTTGAGCTCGACATGGTGCCGAATACCCTGCTGGACCCGAGTTTCGAGCATCTGGCCGGCGAGGATATCGGCCGCCGCTTTGCCGAGGTCCTTGCGTCCGATCCCACGATCCAGATGGCCTATGGCCGCATGGATATCTCGCTCGACCGCTTCTTCGAAGATGCGCTGCTGATCACCTACCGCCCCTCCGCCGATCAGTCGAATATCCCGGCGGCGACCGGCTCCGGTCTCATCAGCCACGTCTCGCGCGAAATCTTCCGCCGCCAGCTCGGCTCCGACGGCGTCAAGCATATGCGCTGGTGGACGGAGGCGGTGCTGAACCCGCAGATCGCCGCCGCATCGACGCGCAACAGCCTGATGAACGAACCCGTCATCACCCTCGACGACCGCGATCCCACGCGCACCGATATCCTGCACGAATATTTCGTCTCGCCGTCGCGCTTTGCCGATTTTGTCACGGCTTGCCAGGAGGTTATCCCGGCCTCTTATCAGCAGCTGCTGAATATCACGCTACGTTATGTGAACACCGATAGCGACAGTGTCCTGGCCTATGCAACAGAGCCGCGCATTGCCGCGGTCATGCTGTTTTCGCAGGAGAAGACCGTGCGCGGCGAGGCCGATATGGCGCGGATGACGGAGGCGCTGATCGAGCGCGTCATTGCCATCGGCGGCAGCTATTATCTGCCGTACCGGCCGCATGCGCGCCTCGACCAGCTGCAGCGGGCCTATGTCCGGGCAGGTGATTTCGCTGCGGCAAAACGCAAGGCTGATCCCGGCCTGCTGTTCCGCAACCGCTTCTGGGATAATTATCTGGGCAAGATCTGA